A single genomic interval of Picosynechococcus sp. PCC 7003 harbors:
- a CDS encoding response regulator transcription factor, with protein sequence MLSLDLMSHTLDAELSTKARILVVEDEAVIRDMIVMGLEEEGYEVFFADNGRTGLNMLQNPEFNAPDMPLDLVILDIMLPEVNGLDLCRFLRYQGNTIPILVLSAKASETDRVLGLEVGADDYLTKPFSLRELVARCRALLRRQQFIRSTPKNSVRQFKDISLFPEECRVTVRGEEVSLSPKEYRLLELFMSYPRRVWSRDQLIEQVWGADFLGDTKTVDVHIRWLREKLELDPSQPEYLITVRGFGYRFG encoded by the coding sequence ATGCTCTCCCTTGATTTGATGTCACATACCCTAGATGCTGAGCTATCGACGAAAGCACGGATCCTAGTAGTGGAGGACGAGGCAGTCATTCGTGACATGATTGTGATGGGTTTAGAGGAAGAAGGTTATGAGGTCTTTTTTGCGGATAATGGCCGTACAGGCTTGAATATGTTGCAAAATCCAGAATTCAACGCTCCGGATATGCCTCTGGATTTGGTAATTCTGGATATTATGCTGCCGGAAGTGAATGGTTTAGATCTTTGTCGTTTTTTGAGATATCAGGGAAACACGATTCCGATTTTGGTATTGAGCGCTAAGGCGAGTGAAACAGACCGGGTTTTGGGCCTAGAGGTGGGTGCTGATGATTATTTAACGAAGCCTTTTAGTTTGCGGGAGTTGGTAGCCCGGTGTCGGGCGCTGTTGCGACGTCAACAGTTTATCCGCAGCACGCCTAAAAACTCGGTGCGCCAGTTTAAGGATATTTCTTTGTTCCCGGAGGAATGTCGGGTGACGGTACGGGGTGAGGAAGTGAGTTTGTCGCCCAAGGAATATCGTTTATTGGAATTGTTTATGAGTTATCCGCGTCGGGTTTGGTCGCGAGATCAGTTAATTGAGCAGGTTTGGGGTGCTGATTTTCTAGGGGATACAAAAACGGTAGATGTGCACATCCGTTGGTTACGGGAAAAGTTAGAGTTAGATCCGAGTCAGCCGGAATATTTGATCACAGTGCGGGGCTTTGGCTATCGATTTGGTTAG
- a CDS encoding GAF domain-containing protein, whose amino-acid sequence MFDRSLNRVNERLNRTLTRNQLLQQATDQTRWQLRVSRVVIYYFYREWKGQVIIESLSQSEFSILGSTGADDCFNGDYAQRYHQGRILQVTDIEASDFEPCHLDFLRSIRVRADLVAPIIVDQRLWGLLAAHHHEVRTWLTEEVEFVRQQAQILAVDLQLMD is encoded by the coding sequence ATGTTTGATCGAAGTCTTAATCGAGTGAACGAGCGGTTAAATCGCACCTTGACTCGTAATCAATTGCTACAACAGGCCACTGATCAAACACGTTGGCAACTCCGAGTAAGTCGGGTTGTCATCTACTATTTTTACCGGGAATGGAAAGGACAGGTGATTATCGAATCCCTGAGCCAGAGTGAATTTTCAATTTTAGGATCGACGGGGGCAGATGATTGTTTTAATGGTGATTATGCCCAACGGTACCACCAAGGCAGAATTCTGCAGGTTACAGATATTGAAGCGAGTGATTTTGAGCCTTGTCACCTGGACTTTTTGCGGTCAATTCGGGTGCGGGCAGATCTGGTTGCGCCGATCATCGTTGATCAACGTTTGTGGGGATTGTTAGCGGCTCATCACCACGAGGTACGGACTTGGCTAACGGAGGAAGTGGAGTTTGTTCGGCAGCAAGCACAAATCCTAGCTGTTGATTTACAACTCATGGACTAG
- a CDS encoding DNA cytosine methyltransferase: MNQRPLAIDLFAGCGGMSLGLEAAGFDVVAAVEIDPVHALVHEVNFPYGVTFCRDIRRLEWPEMRHAIEQRGYSTAEIDLLTGGPPCQGFSVMGKRQLDDPRNQLIFEYVRLLREIQPKYFIFENVQGLTGQRHQGMLKQLCQALGEAGYHVLPPQVLNGADYGAPQRRKRLILLGYRRDVPPVAYPAPSHGPDRKPYVTVHEAIADLEPIPVFTDIDRGIVPPEPLGTFGRSLNEHFRHCHSRQLETNFLWGHLGSQHQPAIQARFQATPPGKKEAISRLFKLDAQGLSNTLRAGTPTDKGSFTAPRPIHYQLPRCISIREAARLHTFPDWFQFHRKVWHGFREIGNAVLPLLAKKIAQEIIHTLEIQPDLLPQKTIYITQTDALWYPLGQASQYWEIPWHLVPRRRRPPSP; the protein is encoded by the coding sequence GTGAACCAAAGGCCCCTAGCCATTGATTTGTTTGCGGGATGCGGCGGAATGTCCCTGGGGCTAGAAGCGGCGGGCTTTGATGTGGTCGCAGCGGTAGAAATTGACCCCGTCCATGCCCTCGTCCATGAGGTGAATTTTCCCTATGGTGTCACCTTTTGCCGGGATATTCGTCGGCTGGAATGGCCAGAAATGCGCCACGCCATTGAACAGCGCGGCTATTCAACGGCAGAAATTGATTTACTCACGGGTGGCCCTCCCTGCCAGGGATTTTCAGTGATGGGCAAACGACAGTTGGATGATCCGCGCAATCAATTGATCTTTGAATACGTCCGGTTGTTGCGGGAAATTCAACCCAAATATTTTATTTTTGAAAATGTCCAGGGCCTTACGGGGCAACGCCACCAAGGGATGTTGAAACAGCTTTGCCAAGCCTTAGGCGAGGCTGGCTACCATGTTTTGCCTCCCCAGGTGCTCAATGGTGCTGATTATGGCGCTCCCCAACGACGTAAACGCTTAATTCTCTTGGGATATCGCCGAGATGTTCCCCCTGTGGCCTATCCAGCGCCGAGCCATGGCCCTGACCGAAAACCCTATGTCACTGTCCACGAGGCGATCGCCGATTTAGAACCCATCCCCGTTTTTACGGATATTGACCGGGGCATTGTCCCCCCCGAACCCCTAGGAACTTTTGGGCGATCGCTCAACGAGCACTTTCGCCATTGCCATTCCCGTCAACTAGAAACTAATTTTCTCTGGGGACACCTCGGTTCTCAGCATCAACCAGCAATCCAAGCCCGTTTCCAAGCCACCCCCCCCGGCAAAAAAGAAGCCATTAGTCGCCTCTTTAAGCTCGATGCCCAGGGCCTCAGCAATACCCTACGGGCCGGCACCCCCACCGACAAAGGGTCCTTTACGGCCCCCAGACCCATTCATTACCAACTGCCCCGCTGCATTTCGATCCGCGAAGCCGCCCGCCTACATACCTTCCCCGATTGGTTTCAATTTCACCGCAAAGTTTGGCATGGCTTTCGGGAAATTGGCAATGCTGTGCTACCGCTCCTGGCAAAAAAAATTGCCCAAGAAATTATTCATACGTTAGAAATTCAGCCGGATTTGCTACCCCAAAAAACAATTTATATTACCCAAACTGATGCCTTATGGTATCCCCTTGGGCAAGCTAGTCAATATTGGGAAATTCCGTGGCATTTGGTTCCGCGCCGCCGCCGTCCTCCCTCACCTTAA
- the petH gene encoding ferredoxin--NADP reductase, with product MYGITSTANSTGNQSYANRLFIYEVVGLGGDGRNENALVRKSGTTFITVPYARMNQEMQRITKLGGKIVSIRPAEDAAQIVSEGQSSAQASAQSPMASSTKIVHPKTTDTSVPVNIYRPKTPFLGKCIENYELVDEGGSGTVRHVTFDISEGDLRYLEGQSIGIIPPGEDKNGKPHKLRLYSIASTRHGDMEDNKTVSLCVRQLEYQDPESGETVYGVCSTYLCNLPVGTDDVKITGPVGKEMLLPDDEDATVIMLATGTGIAPFRAFLWRMFKEQHEDYKFKGKAWLIFGVPYTANILYKDDFEKMAAENPDNFRLTYAISREQKTADGGKVYVQSRVSEYADELFEMIQKPNTHVYMCGLKGMQPPIDETFTAEAEKRGLNWEEMRRSMKKEHRWHVEVY from the coding sequence ATGTACGGTATCACTAGCACAGCAAACTCTACTGGAAATCAATCCTACGCCAATCGTCTGTTTATCTACGAAGTTGTTGGTCTGGGTGGCGACGGTCGTAACGAAAACGCCCTCGTTCGGAAAAGTGGCACCACATTCATTACCGTGCCCTATGCCAGAATGAACCAGGAAATGCAACGCATTACCAAACTGGGAGGCAAAATCGTTAGCATCCGTCCCGCAGAAGATGCGGCCCAGATTGTGAGTGAAGGCCAGTCCTCCGCCCAAGCATCTGCACAATCTCCTATGGCTTCTTCGACAAAAATCGTTCACCCCAAAACCACCGACACCTCGGTTCCCGTTAACATCTATCGTCCGAAAACCCCCTTCCTCGGCAAATGTATTGAAAACTACGAACTCGTTGACGAAGGCGGTAGCGGCACCGTGCGTCACGTTACCTTCGATATTTCCGAAGGCGATCTGCGTTATCTAGAAGGTCAAAGTATCGGGATTATTCCTCCCGGTGAAGACAAAAACGGGAAACCCCACAAGCTCAGACTCTATTCCATTGCTTCTACCCGTCACGGCGACATGGAAGACAACAAGACCGTCTCCCTCTGTGTCCGTCAGCTTGAATATCAAGATCCCGAATCCGGCGAAACAGTTTATGGTGTTTGCTCCACCTATCTCTGTAACCTCCCGGTTGGCACAGATGACGTCAAGATCACTGGCCCCGTTGGGAAAGAAATGCTGCTTCCCGATGACGAAGACGCAACTGTGATCATGCTCGCTACCGGTACTGGAATTGCGCCTTTCCGGGCTTTCCTCTGGCGGATGTTCAAAGAGCAGCACGAAGACTACAAATTCAAAGGCAAGGCGTGGCTCATTTTCGGTGTTCCCTACACTGCTAATATCCTCTACAAAGACGACTTCGAGAAAATGGCCGCGGAAAATCCCGACAACTTCCGCTTAACCTACGCCATTAGTCGCGAACAGAAGACCGCCGATGGTGGCAAAGTTTATGTCCAAAGCCGTGTCAGTGAATATGCAGATGAACTCTTTGAGATGATTCAAAAGCCCAACACCCACGTTTATATGTGTGGTCTCAAGGGCATGCAACCCCCCATTGACGAAACCTTTACCGCCGAAGCAGAGAAGCGTGGCCTCAATTGGGAAGAAATGCGCCGCTCCATGAAGAAAGAACACCGTTGGCATGTGGAAGTTTACTAA
- a CDS encoding diguanylate cyclase domain-containing protein: MDFLRLRHSRWLRWLSLNSCLAIAYAWTAEISLIFTTLPGTVASVWLPSGLTLGLILLFGNQILPSIALGSLWVISFDLIERDPNISLHAFVWVNFGCIAGNLVQPLLARFILKKYAQNRYFFNQVRGVLTYITAATISPMASAFIGVTSVVFAGRMEWEHYGLNWFTWWLASTLAHLIFTPVILLGKDFFSRKIPYHVVEAVLILAIFIGVSWSIFIQSYPVAYLLLLILNWTVFRYGAFVSSLLVSIVSLLAIYTTAHGLGVFVLESQNQSLLFLQSFMGVFALSSLLLSAAVEERSRAQSSLKKALDNSTKLVLERTKELRRSEALLRQTNQELQKLVHLDGLTQIANRRCFNQRLTAEWHRLYREQKPLALILFDVDYFKRYNDFYGHQQGDECLIQIAQSVKHILKRPADLVARYGGEEFVVVLPNTTQEGATIVAKRIRRTILDLRIAHNATETGEAIVTVSLGVVSGIPQGQEKPLTFVQKADQALYLAKQQGRNRIVVAGESELPRLP, translated from the coding sequence ATGGATTTTCTCCGACTGCGGCACAGTCGATGGCTACGATGGCTCAGCCTCAATAGCTGCTTGGCGATCGCCTATGCCTGGACTGCGGAAATCAGTCTGATTTTTACCACCTTACCGGGAACTGTCGCCTCAGTATGGCTCCCCTCAGGGTTGACATTGGGCTTAATTCTTCTTTTCGGTAATCAAATCTTACCGAGCATTGCCCTAGGTTCCCTCTGGGTTATTTCTTTTGATTTGATCGAACGGGATCCAAATATTAGTCTTCATGCTTTTGTTTGGGTTAACTTCGGTTGCATTGCCGGCAATTTAGTACAACCCCTTTTAGCCCGTTTTATCCTAAAAAAATATGCCCAGAATCGATACTTTTTCAATCAAGTTCGGGGCGTTTTGACTTACATCACCGCAGCAACTATTTCGCCGATGGCCTCCGCTTTTATTGGTGTCACCAGTGTTGTTTTTGCAGGACGTATGGAATGGGAACACTATGGCTTAAATTGGTTTACTTGGTGGTTGGCCAGTACCTTAGCCCACTTGATTTTTACGCCTGTTATTCTTCTAGGAAAGGATTTCTTTAGTCGAAAAATTCCCTACCATGTTGTAGAGGCGGTGCTAATTTTAGCGATTTTTATCGGTGTGAGCTGGAGTATTTTTATCCAAAGTTACCCCGTCGCCTATCTACTGCTGCTTATTTTGAATTGGACGGTGTTTCGCTATGGCGCTTTTGTTTCAAGCCTATTGGTGAGTATTGTTTCTCTCTTGGCGATTTATACAACCGCCCATGGTTTGGGGGTATTTGTTTTAGAGTCTCAAAATCAATCCCTATTGTTTTTGCAATCATTTATGGGGGTATTTGCCCTCAGTTCTCTGCTCCTCTCGGCGGCAGTCGAAGAACGAAGCCGCGCCCAGTCTTCCCTAAAAAAAGCCCTGGACAATTCCACAAAGCTGGTTTTAGAAAGAACCAAGGAATTACGGCGTAGTGAAGCACTGCTCCGGCAGACCAACCAAGAATTACAAAAATTAGTTCATTTAGACGGTCTAACCCAAATTGCCAACCGACGCTGTTTTAATCAACGGCTCACGGCGGAGTGGCATCGTCTCTACCGCGAACAGAAACCTCTGGCGTTAATTCTCTTTGATGTGGATTACTTCAAACGCTACAACGACTTCTACGGCCACCAACAGGGAGATGAATGTCTGATTCAAATTGCCCAGTCGGTGAAACACATTCTCAAGCGACCGGCAGATTTGGTGGCTCGCTATGGGGGAGAAGAGTTTGTGGTTGTGTTACCAAACACGACTCAGGAAGGGGCAACCATCGTCGCCAAGCGAATTCGGCGAACCATCTTAGATCTCCGAATCGCCCATAATGCAACGGAAACGGGTGAGGCAATCGTCACCGTCAGCCTCGGTGTTGTCAGTGGTATTCCCCAGGGCCAGGAAAAACCCCTGACCTTTGTGCAAAAAGCTGATCAAGCTCTCTATTTAGCCAAGCAGCAGGGGCGCAACCGCATTGTTGTCGCCGGGGAGTCTGAGTTGCCCCGTTTGCCTTAG
- the murD gene encoding UDP-N-acetylmuramoyl-L-alanine--D-glutamate ligase, whose translation MAQALVIGIGRSGIAAARLLKRQGWEVVLGDRQTDESLVAVQQDLSAQGITVKLGHTPNLAGDRPDLIVVSPGVPWDIPFLKEARDQGIDTIGEMELAWRNLDQKPWVGITGTNGKTTTTALVEAIFQVAGRGGPACGNIGHAACELVLGEATPEWIVAEISSYQIESAPTLRPQIGVWTTFTPDHLARHYTLDNYHNIKASLIRRSRRQVLNGDDPFLRSQAEQWPDAYWTSTKGAEHLPCDPKRGVFIQDAWVKAFGELVIPVSLLKMVGDHNRQNLLLAIAAARLANIDKGAIAEAIATFPGVPHRLELIRQHQGVDFINDSKATNYDAAEVGLNAAPGPVILIAGGEPKEGNAEAWIKKIKEKAATVLLIGEAAPQFAQLLQESNYTQYEIVATLEKAIARSVALIPTLQPKAVLLSPACASFDQYRSFEHRGDHFRHLCQAL comes from the coding sequence ATGGCTCAGGCGCTCGTCATTGGAATTGGTCGTTCGGGAATTGCGGCGGCACGGCTTTTGAAGCGACAGGGTTGGGAGGTGGTCTTAGGCGATCGCCAAACGGATGAATCCCTCGTCGCGGTGCAACAGGACTTATCGGCCCAAGGGATTACGGTCAAACTCGGCCATACGCCAAACCTAGCAGGCGATCGCCCCGATCTGATTGTGGTGAGTCCGGGAGTACCTTGGGATATTCCTTTTCTGAAAGAAGCGCGAGACCAAGGCATTGACACCATCGGCGAAATGGAATTGGCTTGGCGCAATCTGGATCAAAAACCCTGGGTCGGTATTACCGGCACAAACGGTAAAACCACCACCACCGCCCTGGTAGAAGCGATTTTTCAAGTAGCAGGTCGGGGCGGCCCTGCCTGTGGGAATATTGGTCACGCTGCCTGTGAGCTTGTGTTGGGAGAAGCCACCCCAGAGTGGATTGTGGCAGAAATTAGTAGCTACCAAATTGAATCCGCACCGACTCTCCGTCCCCAAATTGGTGTGTGGACGACCTTCACGCCAGACCACCTCGCCCGCCACTACACCCTCGACAATTATCACAACATTAAAGCGTCCCTCATTCGGCGTAGTCGTCGCCAGGTCTTGAATGGGGATGATCCGTTTTTGCGATCGCAGGCTGAACAATGGCCCGACGCCTATTGGACAAGCACCAAGGGAGCAGAACATTTACCCTGTGACCCTAAACGGGGGGTATTTATCCAGGATGCTTGGGTGAAAGCCTTTGGGGAATTGGTGATTCCGGTTTCTCTGCTGAAAATGGTCGGCGACCATAACCGCCAAAATTTACTCTTGGCGATCGCCGCCGCCCGATTAGCAAATATCGACAAAGGGGCGATCGCCGAGGCCATTGCTACCTTTCCTGGTGTGCCCCACCGTCTGGAGTTAATTCGCCAGCACCAGGGAGTTGATTTTATCAATGATAGTAAAGCAACGAACTACGACGCCGCCGAGGTGGGCTTAAATGCGGCCCCTGGCCCAGTGATCCTCATTGCCGGGGGTGAACCCAAAGAAGGCAATGCCGAGGCCTGGATCAAAAAAATCAAAGAAAAGGCAGCGACGGTGCTCTTAATCGGTGAGGCAGCCCCCCAATTTGCCCAGTTACTCCAAGAGAGCAATTACACCCAGTACGAAATTGTCGCCACCCTAGAAAAGGCGATCGCCCGCAGTGTTGCCTTAATTCCGACCCTCCAACCGAAAGCAGTGCTCCTTTCCCCCGCCTGTGCCAGCTTTGATCAATACCGTAGTTTCGAACATCGGGGCGATCACTTCCGTCACCTCTGCCAAGCCCTATAG